The Poecile atricapillus isolate bPoeAtr1 chromosome 6, bPoeAtr1.hap1, whole genome shotgun sequence genome contains the following window.
CAggatattaataatttttcatattaaaacCATTCCCCAGGTctcttaattttctcttttctctttctgtgtcTTCCTGAGAAATATGTTAAAAACAAGAACTATTTCTTAAGAAAACTGCGAAGAGGATTTGATGACACATTGATCTTGCACTTTTTCTGAGAATACTGCAATTTAAATacgttttttttttcctgaaagattagaaaaataatgtgaaaattCAATAgctaagggaaagcacaaaaACCAATGGCATTGCTTCTAACACCTTTCAGTTCTGTAACTGCAGCATCCTTGGTCATTAATTCAAAACttaaaatccaaaacaaaaatccaaaaacttAACTCAGTAATGTTCTTTTAATAATGCTGCACTGTTTGGAGCAATGGCTGCCAGAAATCTGTTTTCCTACCAGGATGCAGGGGTGAAAGAGTGAGTGGATTTTGTCTGCATTACTTATAGTATTAATTTGATAAATAATTCCCTCCTTTATGTCTCATTGCACTAGATTTATTTGCCACCCTTTGACACATCTTTCTGCAAGTGTTGCTGGCTCCAAGCAGAGCATGAAAgacattgtttttcttttattgaaaCTGAAATTTTCAGTGTGGAGCAATAGATGCATAATAACTAGAAGATATTAACATCAATTTGTATGTTTTACTACTCTGCTATTTCTATTACTACCCAGCCAGACTCTTGCTaaacagaggagtttggcaagtgCCAATCCTGTGTTCAGTATTAGATGTACAGGCTGGTAGGTGGTGGGAGCTGGAAAAAGTGTTAGGAACGAGGTTCCTACCACAGACAGTCTCCCTCTAAAaagcaggggcaggaggagtACAATTCTCACTTTCTCCCTCCTCACTTAGTCAGTGTTTTGGTGGCCTGCCTGTGCTCTGGTTCCTggagtattttattttcatttttttcacagtCCTGTCTATCTGATTCACCCTTCTGGCTTTCCTCTGGAAGCACATATAGGAACACACAGACCACGAGTGCAGTCTCTCCTTGGATTTGCTAAGAGCACATGTTGACACAGACTTCTCATTCACCCATTCTTGTATTACCCCTTTGTCAGATGTGCAGTGAATTATCCAAGTGAAAAATGCTACTGCTGCAGTTAGATATTGTGATGCAGTTCTATTTATCTATCTTTTTAAAACATGGAATGTCTTATTCATGCTCCCGATTATTTCCTTCTTGTTCTTAAGGCCTCTTTCCATTATAATTCTCTCTGAAAACATTCTCTTCTTCTCAACTTCTTCTCTGTGTGATTGAGCAATGGGACATTCTTCTAATCTTGATACCTTCTTTACTTTTCCCCTAAAATACAGCTCCATCTaaaaacactttccagtggTCTATATTTTGGTTTGGGTGTATAATGAAACTTTGTACTAAGtcttttggtgggttttttggtgtttgttgttgttgttgtggtaATGTTGTTGTACTGGTTTTTGGcttttggtgtggttttttgttgttttgttttggttttgtttgtcttttctttctaaacATATCCAGAGATCAAATATGGATGTCTCCAAAAACTTTAAGGATTGGTATACACACCATAAGAACTCTTATTCTTTCCTGGGCTCTCATTACCTGAAGCAGATGGTAGAGGAGAGCTGGACTCCTGCAAGATGTTTTCCCAGAGGAAGGAAATTGACTTTAGTGACAGCTGGGCAAATGTCAATTTCTGACTCACAAGacacatattttatttaaaaaaaaaaaaaaaaaggaaaattcttaTTTGGAGGAAACACAGCTTCTCAGGTTTTCCTGCAGAATAAAAATGCTGGAACTTCTGTCCAGAATTCTAAAATCACCTTCTGAGTTTTTATAGTCCCACTTGGAGCCTTCCCAGATTCATCTATTTgtatattctatatatattcCCATATATAGCCttacacagaaaagaaaaacctacAGAAGGCCTTGAAAACTTCTCACTTATGCTGGAAACaagcagacaaacaaacaaacaaaaaatcccgCTGTTCTGATAAGTAATAAAGAAGCAACAATAATTTCATGTTGAATATGGAAAACATGCTTGAGTTAACATGAGCTCTGCTCCATACTCCAGAGCTTGTGGATGCTCTGGGCCCAAATCTCTTCTTGTCCCTGTGCTTAATATTGgaacatttaaaagaaataggATTGTCTCACATCAATTTGAAACTTTAGAAAATCTGAATCTTTAGAAAACTGTTTTGAAGCTGGAATACAGCCTCTTACTCTGTGATTCTCTTCTGAAAATGAGGCCAAAATGTACTCCCTACTGTAGTGTATGAATGCATCTGAAATTACTGAAGCATGTTTCAGTACACATAGCTCAGCACATCAGTCCCAGGGCTTGTCTATGTGCCAGTCAGAGGCTCAAGTGTTTGCAATTACGTCTGCAGGCTTGGAACAAGGGATCTGGCACTGACTGCTCCCTACTTAGCCCAAATTAACATCACTGAACTCATTTAAGTCATTTTTGCTTCATACTTAAGAAAGTGGGGACAAAAGTTAGCCTAAAGTGTGATTTGGTACTGAGGCAATTTGATAATGAACATGTCTTCTTACTGATGTCCCAACATGTGAAAAAGCAGATCAAGTTCTGAAGAAATCTTTGTTCACTTATGTACCCTCAccttctgctccagctggaaCAGGGTGGGCAGTGCAAACTTGGGCCAAAGAGCTCATCTTGATCTTATGagttgttttattattttaagttATTGTAATAGTATCTTACACAATTGCTACATGTTATATTAATACATTACGagtaatatattaatataatcaATATgtttattattcatttttaaattaaaaaaaatttatagtCTTTGGCCTGGCTGGGCTGATGGAAGAGATATTACCAAAGTCAGGAGAAGTAAGATCACATACTTGGACAAACTGCAATGGTGGTAGAAAAAGCTAGAACCAGAAAAAGTAAATTATCTTTATTTGTACACACAGCAAGGCTTTAAATCACTTTAAGCACAAGTGATGATTAAAATAGGTTTTCAAGAATAAAGTCCAGGTGCCTCTGAAGTCATAAGGTcttaagtttattttttccttactgactccagaagagaaagaaatccaaaagaGTAGAAGAGCTTTCAAATAGACAGTAAATGAACTACTGAAGTGGAACAAGGACTAGCCATACATCAACAGAAACGGCTTGAGCACAGTCTCCATCTAGATTAGAGAAGTGCTCAGCTGAGAAAGCCAAGAGAATTAAAGAATGAAGAGATGGACAAAGACCAGACAGATCCTGAAATAAACTGTCATCAGACACATTTGTTATATTAGAAATATAGCACAAGATTACCTGGTGTGATttgcacagcagcactgcagctaaCTGTGCTGCATGGCTGTATGCAGCAGTAGATGCTGGTCCATGTGACATTACTCAAACTCTTACAATCAAATTGGAAGTGTAACAAATTCTTTCAGTGCCAGAGTTGCTGTGCAAAGGCAATATTAAATTTCACAATATAGTTCATTTCCAGGCAATCCAGTAAATCAATATTTAATGAACATATGGGGTATTACAATAAAGAATATTTCTATGCAATAGAAGTTCTTTGAATCAGCTTCTTCTTTAATGATTTTTGTAATACTAAAGTGGAAGAAAACGAACTTTTCACCATTCTCAGGTCTTTATTTCAGCTAAGAATCTCTAGGACACAAGGTGCATCCAGCATTCAGACCTACTAAACATTTTTTGGGCCAAACAAATGAGTTAGGCCCTTTTTCCTCACTAACAGCTCAAACATCCTGCACTACATTTCACTTTTGTCCTTTCTTATATTCCTCTTACACCCAAATTCTTTAGGTGATGGTCTTGTTTTTCCAGGCTGATTAGGACTGGTGGGCTCTACCTTGTTTTTTGATGACTGCAATTGCTCAAGCAGCCTGGTTCTTCCTACACACTTCTTTCAAACCTGTGGGGAAAAAGCTAATGTGATAAAACAACAAATTACCACAGTAGAGGATGAGTGACCTTACAGAACAAATTCTGGCTTTTCTGCAAGCTTCAGAGCCTCGTGCATCCCTGCGGCTGAGAGTTTGCGGTTGATATTCCTGTATCTGCATTGCAGCAGGTTGCGATAGGTTGTCCTCAGGTCCCGGTTGAAGAAGGCATATATAAAAGGGTTAATGAGAGAGTTTGCATAGCCCAGCCATAGAAATGTTCTCTCCACCCAGAGCGGGATGCAGCTGCACGCTGTACCACAGATGAAGGGCCTTGCAGTcgagaggaggaaaaagggcaGCCAGCAGACTGTGAAAGCCCCAACAATAATCCCAAGGGTGGTGGCAGCCTTCTGTTCTCTTTTGAagatggaaatgtttttcttgtcaTGCTTTAGGAGTCGTGAAAAATTAGTACATTCTTCAGATTCTTTGTGCAGTTTTACAAGTCCATTCACAGAAATCCCTTCCATTTCTTCCAGACGGGGGAAACCAGTGAACTTGTGTTTAGCAGCACTCCTCCTGGCAGCTTTATAAATCTGATAGTACATGAAAAGCATCACTGACATCGGAATGTAAAATGCAACTGCTGTGGAGTAAATGGTGTAGCCAAAGTCTTGACTGATGAGACAAACCTTTTCATCATTTACATTCTGGGCCCAGCCGAAGAGCGGGGGAATGGTGATAGAGGCAGATAAAAGCCAGACACACAGGATCATTTTGGCCATACACTTCCCATTCTGCCTTACAGGGTACGTAAGAGGCCTTGTTATTCCCAGGTACCTGGAAGGATAACACAGAGTTACTACAGAGGTTAACTGCTAAAAATTATCTCACGTAGTCTGCCCTAGACCAAAATCTTTggctgttttctgtttcataatTTTCAATCCTCTCTTTGCATGTATTTCCCAGCTTTAAGTTCATGTGTCTTTCATGTCAAAACTTATAGTGATTGTATGACACATAAAAGGTCTTTTACTCCAGAAGGAAATCTCTCATTGGCCATAACAGGCTGTgatttttatgcatttattcAATCTTCACGCACATAAAAGCATATTGTGGCTTTTAAGAAAATTCTGAGacctaaattttattttgctacCTTAAGAAATCTTGGAGTATAGAAGAATGCTCATCCTACAAAGTCTATCACTTTTTTGTATTGAGTGGACGGTTATAACAAGCAAGCATTCATCTTCACTCTTCTTACATATGCAGCAATTAGGAGGAGCCCTGCCACTAAACTGAAAtgatctttctttctttccttcgTGTCTCAGGCAGGAACAACAAACTGCGAACTTATATCAAGAGTAGACTATTTCagtactaaaataatttttttaatcatcacTTAACTAGAAAGAAAAGATGTTTATTCACTATCCAAacttttactgaaaaaaaataaaatctgtccCAGTTCAAGAAGACCTgaggaagaaaacagttttatagacaagaaaaatgtttataacGGGTCAATTTTTCGTAGAAAAAAATAGGTCTGTTGACAACTTTTATGTTTCCtaatttgtggaattttaaacTAAGTATCTTTTTCTAATTACAAAGTATTACTATTGCCCTATATAGCTGGGTAAGAATATCCTAAGTTTGAATTTACTTTCAGCTGTAGAAAATTTCTATATTTCCTCTCTAACAGTGGGAATTTTCTTGCATGGAATCAGATGCGTTTATTTAGACCTACGATTTTTAGTTTAGATTTTTAGTTTCAATTTTTGCTTCTGCTCAGCTGGAACCTACCTATGAATTACTGTTAAgttttttaattgttcttttTCACTTCCTCCAATAGAATTTAGGGAAAATCAGTGTGAGTTGTTTTGTTACTTGTAAAAGAAACTATTTCAAATCAAGTTTCTGAATAATGTTTTGGTTTCAAAAGATAATGTTTCAAGAGATAATGTTTCAAGAGATAGTCAGTGTTTAATCATATTGTGAAGGTTCTGGAGTGTCACAAACCAGAGCTATAGCAATGtggttcaaaatatttttggggAGCATGTTTTCTCTGTCTATTCACTTAGCACATCAAATATGAGATTTGCCTGACTCTGTGGATTGGTGCATTGTTCATTTTACTGCAGTGCAGTAAATCATGGCCAGTGCTCTTGCTTTATAAAAGCACCTGGGTATAGCACAGTTATGGAAGTAAAAGAAACATAATTTAGTGATCTGTTCCAATGAGTATCAACAATCCTGTTCAACCATGTCACTGGTTTTATACTGCTATTATGACTAGCATTACACAAAGGACAGGTAAATTACAGCAGGTCAGTATTTTGCCATTGAATCTGTGCCTGGAGGGGCCATGAACTGAGA
Protein-coding sequences here:
- the HTR7 gene encoding 5-hydroxytryptamine receptor 7 gives rise to the protein MVLALNGSHLYGNLRALVLEEPRALSGGRMIAGSWPPRSLAKLGPSPPPSALPTASPLPANDSQCGEQILSYGSAEKVLIGAVLCLITLLTIAGNCLVVISVCFVKKLRQPSNYLIVSLALADLSVALAVMPFVSVTDLIGGEWIFGRLFCNVFIAMDVMCCTASIMTLCVISIDRYLGITRPLTYPVRQNGKCMAKMILCVWLLSASITIPPLFGWAQNVNDEKVCLISQDFGYTIYSTAVAFYIPMSVMLFMYYQIYKAARRSAAKHKFTGFPRLEEMEGISVNGLVKLHKESEECTNFSRLLKHDKKNISIFKREQKAATTLGIIVGAFTVCWLPFFLLSTARPFICGTACSCIPLWVERTFLWLGYANSLINPFIYAFFNRDLRTTYRNLLQCRYRNINRKLSAAGMHEALKLAEKPEFVL